A DNA window from Bos mutus isolate GX-2022 chromosome 11, NWIPB_WYAK_1.1, whole genome shotgun sequence contains the following coding sequences:
- the SLC30A3 gene encoding probable proton-coupled zinc antiporter SLC30A3 — protein MEPSPTTGGSETTRLVGPRDRGGAGGGLRLKSLFTEAPEPLPEEPKPVEMSFHHCHRDPLPQPGLTPERMQAQRQLCTACAVCCVFMAGEVVGGYLAHSLAIMTDAAHLLADVGSMMGSLFSLWLSTRPATRTMTFGWHRSETLGALASVVSLWMVTGILLYLAFIRLLHSDYHIEGGAMLLTASIAVCANLLMAFVLHQAGPPHSHGSRGAEYAPLEEGSGEPLPLGNTSVRAAFVHVLGDLLQSLGVLIASILIYFKPQYKAADPISTFLFSICALGSTAPTLRDVLRVLMEGTPRSVSFEPVRDTLLSVPGVQAIHELHLWSLTFTHYVASAHLAIDSTADPEAVLAEATSRLHSRFGFSSCTLQVEQYQPEMAQCLRCQEPPQA, from the exons TCTCTTCACAGAGGCTCCTGAGCCCCTCCCCGAGGAGCCCAAACCTGTGGAGATGTCCTTCCACCACTGCCACCGGGACCCCCTGCCTCAGCCGGGTCTCACCCCGGAGAGGATGCAGGCGCAGAGGCAGCTGTGCACCGCCTGTGCTGTGTGCTGCGTCTTCATGGCCGGGGAGGTGGTTG GTGGGTACTTGGCGCACAGCCTGGCCATTATGACTGACGCGGCCCACCTGTTGGCGGACGTGGGCAGCATGATGGGCAGCCTCTTCTCCCTCTGGCTCTCTACCCGTCCAGCCACCCGCACCATGACCTTTGGCTGGCACCGCTCAG AGACTCTGGGGGCTCTGGCCTCTGTGGTCTCCCTCTGGATGGTCACTGGCATCCTCCTGTACCTGGCCTTCATCCGCCTGCTGCACAGCGACTACCACATCGAGGGGGGTGCCATGCTGCTGACCGCCAGCATTGCGGTCTGTGCCAATCTGCT AATGGCTTTTGTGCTGCACCAGGCTGGGCCCCCCCACAGCCATGGGTCTAGGGGGGCAGAGTATGCACCGCTGGAGGAGGGGTCCGGGGAGCCCTTGCCTCTGGGGAACACCAGCGTCCGGGCGGCCTTTGTGCACGTGCTGGGAGACCTCCTGCAGAGCCTTGGGGTGCTGATTGCCTCCATCCTCATCTACTTCAAG CCTCAGTACAAAGCAGCTGACCCCATCAGCACCTTCCTCTTCTCCATCTGTGCCCTTGGATCCACAGCTCCCACCCTGCGAGATGTTCTCCGTGTCCTCATGGAAG GGACCCCCCGAAGTGTGAGCTTTGAACCCGTTCGGGACACCTTGTTGTCGGTGCCGGGAGTCCAGGCAATCCATGAGCTGCACCTGTGGTCCCTGACGTTCACGCACTACGTCGCCTCCGCACACCTGGCCATTG ACTCCACGGCTGACCCCGAAGCTGTCCTAGCTGAAGCTACATCCCGGCTCCACTCCCGGTTTGGATTCTCCAGCTGTACCCTGCAGGTCGAGCAATACCAGCCTGAGATGGCCCAGTGCCTGCGCTGCCAGGAGCCCCCCCAAGCCTGA